Genomic segment of Denticeps clupeoides chromosome 13, fDenClu1.1, whole genome shotgun sequence:
ATCTACAAGGACCGGGACAGCCAGATTGCTGCCATTGAGAAGACATTTGAAGATGCACAAAAATCTGTGAGTCCTGCTTGTCCAGTTTTAAAATCCAacgatctggactgcagaccaGCTGACTTCTTGTCTTCCTCCAGATCGCCCAGCATTACAGCAAACCACGAGTTATGCCAGTGGAGGTTCTGCCCGTCTTTCCTGACTTTAAGGTGATGAAAGTTGAACATTCCACCCTGAGGGTAGAGCCCTTCACCATGAAGCCCTCATCTCAACACGCCACAATATCTTCTCTTCACAGATGTGGATCAACCCCTGCGCTCAGGTCATCTTCGACTCCGACCCGGCGCCTAAGGACATCTCTGGTCCTGCTGGAGTGGATATGATGTCCCAGGCCATGATCAGGTGGGTTTAATATCAGATCCAGGGCCTGCATATCATCTCCTGTGTTGGGGCTGAATGTCCAGAGATGTTGCATTTTGCAGGGGTATGATGTTGGATGTTCTTGGATGATGTTTGATGTTGTGTTTTGCAGGGGTATGATGGACGAGGAAGGAAACCAGTTTGTGGCTTACTTCCTGCCCAACGAGGACACCATGCGCAAGCGCAAGAGGGACTTTGAGGAGGATGTTGACTACATGCCTGAGGAAGTGTATGTTCTTCAGATGTTTTTCCCTACATATTTTGGAACTCATGAAAGTGGCGTTTCACTGAGAACGTTTCCTCCTGCAGATACGAGTACAAGATCGCCAGGGAGTACAACTGGAACGTGAAGAACAAGGCCAGTAAGGGCTACGAGGAGAACTACTTCTTCATCTTCAGGGACAGCGACGGTGTCTACTACAACGAGCTGGAGACCAGGTGGGAACCCCCGGAGGTTCGGGGTGGGTGGGGCAGCGGCATGCATGCGTGCGTGGTTCTGACTCCGCCTCTGTTCCGTGTTCCAGAGTGCGTCTGAGCAAGAGACGCGCCAAGGCTGGAGCCCAGTCCACCACCAACGCCGTGCTGGTGTGTAAACACAGGGACATGAACGAGAAGGAGCTGGAGGCTCAGgtgagtctgtctgtctgggtgaGGAACCTCCGGACGTGTGATGTTTGGTTGTGACCCTGCTCGTGTTCCGCGTTCCACAGGAAGCGCGAAAAGCCCAGCTGGAGAACCACGAGccggaggatgaggaggacgtGGACATGGATAAAGACGCTCAGGACTCCGGTCAGTGTCTTGTTCTTGATGTTTGTGGGATCAGAGACAcctgatggtgatggtggtgatgatgatgatgacgttGACAggtgaggagaaggagaagggcaGCGAGAGCGAGAACTCTGAGAGCGAGTCGGAGCGCGAGGAGCAGCCGGACGAGGACAGGAAGCGGCGGCGCAGCGGCAGCGAGAGCGGCGAGGACCGGCAGACCCGCGAGATGCGCGACGAGGAGGAGATCTTCGGCAGCGACGACGACGACAGCGACGAGGAGAAGAacgggggcggcggcggcggtggcgcgCGCTCCAGCGGGGACGAGGCCAGCGGCAgcgacgaggacgaggacgccGGTGGCCGGAGGAGCGGCAGCGCCTCCCCCGCCCACAGCAGCAGCGACCGCTCGGAAGCTCCCCAGCACAGCGCCAGCGAGCGCGCGTCAGACTCCAGCGACGCCAGCGAC
This window contains:
- the paf1 gene encoding RNA polymerase II-associated factor 1 homolog, with the protein product MAPTIQTQAQRDDGHRASSHRSVPERSGVVCRVKYCNGLPDIPFDPKFITYPFDQHRFVQYKATSLEKQHKHELLTEPDLGVTIDLINPDTYRIDPSILLDPADEKLLEEDIQAPSSSKRSQQHAKVVPWMRKTEYISTEFNRYGVSNEKVEVKIGVSVKQQFTEEEIYKDRDSQIAAIEKTFEDAQKSIAQHYSKPRVMPVEVLPVFPDFKMWINPCAQVIFDSDPAPKDISGPAGVDMMSQAMIRGMMDEEGNQFVAYFLPNEDTMRKRKRDFEEDVDYMPEEVYEYKIAREYNWNVKNKASKGYEENYFFIFRDSDGVYYNELETRVRLSKRRAKAGAQSTTNAVLVCKHRDMNEKELEAQEARKAQLENHEPEDEEDVDMDKDAQDSGEEKEKGSESENSESESEREEQPDEDRKRRRSGSESGEDRQTREMRDEEEIFGSDDDDSDEEKNGGGGGGGARSSGDEASGSDEDEDAGGRRSGSASPAHSSSDRSEAPQHSASERASDSSDASDSE